A region of Streptomyces halobius DNA encodes the following proteins:
- a CDS encoding glyceraldehyde-3-phosphate dehydrogenase: MTVNDDSFTNWKNREEIAESMIPIIGKLHRERDVTVLLHSRSLVNKSVVSILKTHRFARQIAGEELSVTETLPFLQALTALDLGPSQIDIGMLAATYRADDRGLPVAEFTAEAVAGATGADKIERREPRDVVLYGFGRIGRLVARLLIEKSGSGNGLRLRAIVVRGGGGRAAEDLVKRASLLRRDSIHGQFQGTITVDEANSKIIANGNEIKVIYANDPSEVDYTAYGIKDAILVDNTGKWRDREGLSTHLRPGIEKVVLTAPGKGDVPNIVHGVNHDMLKPDEQILSCASCTTNAIVPPLKAMADEYGVRRGHVETVHSFTNDQNLLDNYHKSDRRGRSAPLNMVITETGAASAVAKALPDLKAKITGSSIRVPVPDVSIAILNLQLERVTTREEVLGYLRNVSLTSPLKRQIDFISAPDAVSNDFIGSRHASIVDAGATKVEGDNAILYLWYDNEFGYSCQVIRVVQHVSGVEYPTYPAPVV, translated from the coding sequence GTGACTGTCAATGACGACTCGTTCACCAATTGGAAGAACCGCGAGGAGATCGCGGAGTCGATGATCCCGATCATCGGGAAGCTGCACCGGGAGCGGGACGTCACGGTCCTGCTGCACAGCCGCTCCTTGGTGAACAAGTCGGTGGTCAGCATCCTCAAGACCCACCGATTCGCCCGGCAGATAGCGGGGGAGGAGCTCTCGGTCACCGAGACGCTGCCGTTCCTGCAGGCCCTCACCGCGCTCGACCTCGGCCCGTCCCAGATCGACATCGGCATGCTCGCCGCGACCTACAGGGCCGACGACCGCGGTCTCCCGGTGGCGGAGTTCACCGCCGAGGCCGTCGCCGGGGCCACGGGGGCCGACAAGATCGAGCGTCGCGAACCGCGCGACGTCGTCCTCTACGGCTTCGGCCGTATCGGCCGCCTCGTCGCCCGTCTGCTGATCGAGAAGTCCGGCTCCGGCAACGGCCTGCGGCTGCGTGCCATCGTCGTCCGCGGAGGCGGCGGCCGGGCCGCCGAGGATCTCGTCAAGCGCGCCTCGCTGCTGCGCCGTGACTCCATCCACGGCCAGTTCCAGGGCACGATCACCGTCGACGAGGCGAACAGCAAGATCATCGCCAACGGCAACGAGATCAAGGTGATCTACGCCAACGACCCCTCGGAGGTCGACTACACGGCGTACGGCATCAAGGACGCCATCCTCGTCGACAACACCGGCAAGTGGCGCGACCGCGAGGGCCTGTCGACGCACCTCCGCCCGGGCATCGAGAAGGTCGTCCTGACCGCGCCGGGCAAGGGCGACGTCCCGAACATCGTCCACGGTGTCAACCACGACATGCTCAAGCCGGACGAGCAGATCCTTTCCTGTGCGTCCTGCACCACCAACGCGATCGTCCCGCCGCTGAAGGCGATGGCGGACGAGTACGGCGTGCGGCGCGGCCACGTGGAGACCGTCCACTCGTTCACCAACGACCAGAACCTGCTGGACAACTACCACAAGTCCGACCGCCGCGGCCGCTCGGCACCGCTCAACATGGTCATCACCGAGACCGGTGCCGCCTCCGCCGTCGCCAAGGCGCTGCCCGACCTCAAGGCGAAGATCACCGGCAGCTCGATCCGGGTCCCGGTGCCGGATGTCTCGATCGCGATCCTCAACCTGCAGCTCGAACGCGTCACGACGCGCGAGGAGGTCCTCGGCTACCTCCGCAATGTGTCGCTGACCTCGCCGCTCAAGCGTCAGATCGACTTCATCAGCGCCCCCGACGCGGTTTCGAACGACTTCATCGGCTCGCGCCACGCCTCGATCGTCGACGCCGGCGCGACCAAGGTCGAGGGCGACAACGCGATCCTCTACCTCTGGTACGACAACGAGTTCGGCTACTCCTGCCAGGTCATCCGCGTCGTCCAGCACGTCTCCGGGGTGGAGTACCCGACCTACCCGGCACCGGTGGTCTGA
- a CDS encoding methyltransferase, which produces MNDPALVRAACLFGPAIATAVAAGLRPPARRTLAAAIVATAWNAVWLPALNLLAVRAGWWTFHAEGGTAAGIPVDLLIGWSVLWGALPVLADGGRIRLPLLVAGLAWLDLAVMPFAAPVVRLGADWLVGEAAAVAAALVPGLLLARWTRRATHLALRAGAQMLLSAVLMFALPIALVRPHIPGGTAGLAITVQLLAVPLLLGVIAVREFAERGGGTPLPYDPPQRLVTSGPYAYVRNPMQLSVTLSYALLSLIALDWRLLAAAATSFAYGAGLADWHEAAGLRDAHGERWAAYRAGVRAWLPRLRPWSGTATARLYVAESCGPCSRFGRWVARRHPVALELVPAEHHPRPLRRMTYETDDGAVRAEGVAALARMLGHLHLGWAVLGWLLVVPGVRWFAQLCVDALGAGPRDIPHRPQAQPPAATTH; this is translated from the coding sequence ATGAACGACCCCGCGCTGGTCCGCGCCGCCTGCCTCTTCGGGCCGGCCATCGCCACGGCCGTGGCAGCCGGGCTGCGACCGCCCGCGCGCCGGACCCTCGCCGCCGCGATCGTGGCCACCGCCTGGAACGCCGTCTGGCTGCCCGCCCTCAACCTCCTTGCCGTGCGGGCCGGCTGGTGGACCTTCCACGCCGAGGGCGGCACGGCCGCGGGGATCCCCGTCGACCTGCTGATCGGCTGGTCCGTGCTGTGGGGCGCGCTGCCCGTCCTCGCGGACGGCGGGCGGATTCGGCTTCCGCTGCTGGTGGCGGGACTCGCCTGGCTCGACCTCGCCGTGATGCCGTTCGCCGCACCCGTCGTACGGCTCGGCGCCGACTGGCTCGTGGGCGAGGCGGCGGCGGTTGCCGCAGCCCTGGTGCCCGGCCTGCTGCTCGCCCGCTGGACCCGGCGGGCGACCCACCTCGCCCTGCGTGCCGGCGCCCAGATGCTGCTCAGCGCGGTGCTGATGTTCGCGCTCCCGATCGCCCTGGTCCGTCCCCACATTCCCGGTGGCACGGCCGGCCTCGCGATCACGGTGCAGCTCCTCGCCGTGCCCCTCCTCCTGGGCGTCATCGCCGTACGGGAATTCGCCGAGCGCGGCGGCGGCACGCCCCTCCCCTACGATCCGCCGCAACGGCTCGTCACCAGCGGCCCGTACGCATACGTCCGCAATCCGATGCAGCTGTCCGTCACCCTCAGCTACGCACTGCTCAGCCTGATCGCCCTTGACTGGCGACTGCTCGCCGCCGCGGCCACGTCCTTCGCGTACGGCGCCGGGCTCGCCGACTGGCACGAGGCGGCCGGGCTGCGTGACGCCCACGGCGAGCGGTGGGCCGCCTACCGCGCGGGCGTACGCGCGTGGCTGCCGCGCCTGCGGCCGTGGAGCGGCACGGCGACCGCCCGGCTGTACGTCGCGGAAAGCTGCGGCCCGTGCAGCCGGTTCGGCCGCTGGGTGGCGCGCCGGCACCCGGTCGCCCTGGAACTCGTACCGGCCGAGCACCACCCACGACCGCTGCGCCGGATGACGTACGAGACGGACGACGGCGCCGTACGGGCGGAGGGCGTCGCGGCGCTCGCCCGGATGCTGGGGCATCTGCATCTGGGGTGGGCGGTGCTGGGGTGGCTGTTGGTGGTGCCGGGGGTGCGCTGGTTCGCCCAGCTGTGCGTGGACGCGCTGGGGGCGGGACCGCGCGACATCCCGCACCGCCCGCAGGCGCAGCCGCCCGCTGCCACGACGCACTGA